CTATTTAAGATAACAGCTGTCGTTATGATATTTATTGGTGCTCAGATGAATTTAAAGCTCGCTTGGAATATCGCTGATATCACAATGGCTGCAATGGCAACTATTAACATCATCGCTATATTCTTACTTTCAAAAGTAGTGATAATAGCAGTCAAAGACTACGAAGCTCAAAGAGGTGCTGGACAAAATCCAGAATTTGACCCAGAAAGTCTTGGTATAAAAAATACAAGTTGCTGGAATAAAAACTAAATGGAGAAGAATTTGAAAAACGAAACAAAAATAAGTGGCAAACTACTTGATATAAACACTCATAGACAAGTATCAAAAGTCGGTATGGGAATCACTTTAGCCTCAGTTTGTTTAAGTGCCCTTTTTATGAAAAGAAATAAAAGCATTAAGAAATTTCACGTTGCTTCGGGCATTGCATTTACTTGCTTTGCTCTTTATCATGCTGGACTTTATGATAATGGAGTCTTTAAAAAAATGATAATAAAAGCAAAAAATGAGGTAAAAAAGGCATAAAATGATACTTAGCGACGCAGAAATTCTAAGCTACATAAACGAAGATATACCTTACTTTGATCTTACTACGTCGCTTCAAAATATCGATAAAAAAGCCTCACTTGAAATTTATTCACGTGATGAAATTTGCGTTAGCTGCGCTGATGTAGCCGCAAGTGTTGCGAGGCTACTTGGGTGCGAGAGTAAAATTTTTGTGCAAAATTCTCAAATTTGCAAGGCTGGCGATGTAATCATAAAAATTTATGGCAGCTATGAAAATGTGCATAAAGCTTGGAAACTAGCTCAAGTCGCACTAGAATATGCCAGTGCCATCGCAACTTATACAAATAAAATGGTAAATGCCACAAAGTACGTCAATGAAAAATGTGAAGTGTTGGCAACTAGAAAGAGTTTTCCGTTTGCTAAGAAATTTTGCGTAAAAGCCGTACTTGAAGGCGGTGGTGGCATCCATAGGCTTGGGCTTAGCGATAGCATTTTATTTTTTAAAAACCACATAAAAGCTTATACAAATTTTGATGAGTTTGTATCTCTTTTGCCAGAATTTAAAGCCAAAATGGTTGAGAAAAAAATCTGCGTTGAAGCTGAAAATTTAGACGAAGCAAGCAAACTTCTAAAAGCAAATTGCGACATTGTGCAGTGTGATAAATTTAGCCAAGAGCTTATCAAAAACGTACTATCTTTAAGAGATGAAATTTCTCCAAACACTATGATCATAGCAGCTGGCGGCATAAATTTAGCAAATGTAAAAGAATACGCAAATGCCGATGCGATAGTAACATCAGCGATGTATTCAAAAGGCGTTGCTGATATCAGCACCAGACTTGAGATTTTATAAATTTTTACAATGATCGATACAGCAAAACATCTATCAAAGTTTAAATTTTACAGAAAATGCATTTTGGCTCTGGAATTTAGACGATGTGCAACAAAAAATTAGCATTTTTTTTATTTCAAATTCATCTCATAGCTACAAGCAAAAATATAAACTAATAAAGTTAAATTTTCTAATTTGTTTTCTCTAAAAATAAGGACACTTATATCTTGCTTTACACCACGCACATAAAACTCAATTAAATTTTAAAATTTACAAGCAAGCAAATCACGATTTTAAATTCAGCAACAAATGATAACGAGTGAGTAAGATTTACAATTTGCCTAGAAATTTTCAAATTCCAGGCAAATTTCAGTCAAGTCTACCTTCTAACGACATGCAAAAACTGCATATGTTTGCGGTATTGCTCGATGACGTCGTTTATCAGTGTGGCCTCGCTCCAACCAAGCACGTCGTAGTCTTGACCGCCCTCTTTTAGATATACCTCGGCTCTGTAGTAAAGATCGTCGCCCTCAAGCTCTCTAGTGTAGTCCGGGCTCTGGCTTTTGGTGAGATATACGCCGTATCTAAAGTCCATCTCGTCGCCAAGCCCAACGTTTAAATTTACGAAATTTTCAGCTTTTGTTACATTTGCCTCAAGGCCGTTTTTGGCAAATTCCTCTTTTAGTTCGTTAAAGGCTTTTAGCACGACTTCGTTTAGAAATTTACTGCCGTCTTTTTTGCTAGGTAGCGTGATGATAGCGCTTAGTCGCTCTTGCCAAGGCTTTGAAAGATCGCTAAGAGGCATGTTGTTAAAGTTATTTGTCTCTTTTTTGGTCGCATCGACGCGCAGCGCCTTAAATAGCCCAAAAATCGCACCCAAAAGCACCACCGAAAACGGCAGCGCCGTAGCGATAGTAAGCGCTTGAAGCGAGCCAAGGCCGCCGGCTAGCATCAAAAATGCCGCCACGACGCCCACTGTAACGCCCCAAAAGACCTTTTGCCAAACCGGCGTATCGTCCTTGCCGTTTGAGCAAAGCATGTTCATAACTATCGCCGCTGAGTCGGCCGAAGTGACGAAAAATATGACGATCATAAAGACCGCGATCGTGCTTAGCACGCCTGAAAAGCTAAATTTCTCCAAAAACATAAAAAGCGCCGAAGCCGAGTCGGAATTTACGGTCGTCGCAAGCTCGCTAAATCCACTTTGCACAAGCGCAATCGCCGAGTTGCCAAAAAAGCTCATCCAGGCAAATGTAAAGCCGGTTGGCACGAAAAGCACGCCGATCACAAATTCTCTTATCGTCCTGCCCTTTGAAATTTTGGCGATAAACAGCCCCACAAACGGCGACCAAGATAGCCACCAAGCCCAGTATAGCAGCGTCCAACCGCCAAGCCAGCTCTCATTTTGCCTCTCGTAGGCGTAGAGATTAAATGTATTTGAGATAAGCGTAGATACGTAGTCGCCGCTGTTTTGCACAAACGACTTTAGAAGCTGCGTCGTATCGCCCAAAAATAGTATCAAAAACATAAAACATATAGCTAGCGCGATATTTGCGTTTGATAAGATTTTAATGCCCTTATCAACGCCGCTTGCCGCTGAGATGGTAGCTGCAAAACAAAGCACTATTAGAAGCGTGATGTGCATAGTCGGCAGCCCAAAAACGTGCGTAAGGCCAGCATTTACCTGAAGTACGCCGTATCCTAGTGATGTCGCCACGCCAAAAAGGGTCGCCACAACGGCAAATGTATCTATCGCGCTACCTATCTTGCCATAAATTTTATCTCCTATGATCGGATAAAATGCCGATCTAAGAGTGAGTGGCAAGCCGTGTCTATACGAGAAAAAGGCTAGAATTAGCGCCACGATAGCATAGACCGACCATGCGCCCATGCCCCAGTGAAAAAATGTGATATTCATCGCAAGCTTTTGCGCTGCGATAGTTTGCGCGTCGCCGAGCGGCGGGTTTAGATAGTGCATGAGCGGCTCGGCCACACCAAAAAACACTAGACCTATGCCCATGCCAGCGGCAAAAAGCATAGAAAACCACGAGATATTTTTGTGCTCTGGCTTTACGTGATCAGCTCCTAGTTTGATCTCGCCAAGCTTACTAA
The DNA window shown above is from Campylobacter concisus and carries:
- a CDS encoding helicase; this translates as MKNETKISGKLLDINTHRQVSKVGMGITLASVCLSALFMKRNKSIKKFHVASGIAFTCFALYHAGLYDNGVFKKMIIKAKNEVKKA
- the modD gene encoding ModD protein, whose protein sequence is MILSDAEILSYINEDIPYFDLTTSLQNIDKKASLEIYSRDEICVSCADVAASVARLLGCESKIFVQNSQICKAGDVIIKIYGSYENVHKAWKLAQVALEYASAIATYTNKMVNATKYVNEKCEVLATRKSFPFAKKFCVKAVLEGGGGIHRLGLSDSILFFKNHIKAYTNFDEFVSLLPEFKAKMVEKKICVEAENLDEASKLLKANCDIVQCDKFSQELIKNVLSLRDEISPNTMIIAAGGINLANVKEYANADAIVTSAMYSKGVADISTRLEIL
- a CDS encoding BCCT family transporter is translated as MFKFQRSKFNNSVFIPSLVVIVLITAFAAIFPNFSNEFFKGMQNYIAAKFGWFYILAVAVILLSVIILGFSKLGEIKLGADHVKPEHKNISWFSMLFAAGMGIGLVFFGVAEPLMHYLNPPLGDAQTIAAQKLAMNITFFHWGMGAWSVYAIVALILAFFSYRHGLPLTLRSAFYPIIGDKIYGKIGSAIDTFAVVATLFGVATSLGYGVLQVNAGLTHVFGLPTMHITLLIVLCFAATISAASGVDKGIKILSNANIALAICFMFLILFLGDTTQLLKSFVQNSGDYVSTLISNTFNLYAYERQNESWLGGWTLLYWAWWLSWSPFVGLFIAKISKGRTIREFVIGVLFVPTGFTFAWMSFFGNSAIALVQSGFSELATTVNSDSASALFMFLEKFSFSGVLSTIAVFMIVIFFVTSADSAAIVMNMLCSNGKDDTPVWQKVFWGVTVGVVAAFLMLAGGLGSLQALTIATALPFSVVLLGAIFGLFKALRVDATKKETNNFNNMPLSDLSKPWQERLSAIITLPSKKDGSKFLNEVVLKAFNELKEEFAKNGLEANVTKAENFVNLNVGLGDEMDFRYGVYLTKSQSPDYTRELEGDDLYYRAEVYLKEGGQDYDVLGWSEATLINDVIEQYRKHMQFLHVVRR